The nucleotide sequence ATGAAATTCTGCAAATTTCCCCAAACTATTAACGTAATAATATTGTTTTCTTATCGTTAAACATTAGTATATTACGCTCATATTAATTATATGGATGACACTAATTGACGACTTTTCTCTTGACAAAGCCACTGCGCGCTTAATATACTGGCACTCGTCTGCGCTGAGTGCTAATTAAAGTGAGTACTCTGATATCCGGTTCGCTTGAACTGGCATGTCAGCAGAAGTTTTCAAGGCGAAGGAGCACCACCAAAGATTTTAGTCCGCCTGTGGTTCAAGGCGTAACCCCGATAACAAATTGTTGATTGGCGATGCTGCGATTGAGGGCATGGAAGCAAAGGTGCCTATCCGTGGTCTGCGCCGCAGAGCCGGTTGGCGAAAATTGAGTTTGAAATGAGCTGACTGGATTTCAGTCAGTACGTGAGCAAGCAAAGAGCGAAAGGAGCAAGGCTAATGGCAATAAAGATTCGTCCCCTGCAGGACCGTGTCGTAGTCCGCAGACTAGAAGAGAAGGAACAGATCAAGGGTGGGATTGTCATCCCGGACTCGGCGAAAGAGAAGCCCCAGGAGGGTGAAGTTCTCGCCGTGGGCGATGGCAAAATCCTCAACACGGGCACGCGCGTGGCCATGGACGTGAAAGTCGGCGACCGCATCCTGTTCGGCAAGTACTCCGGCTCGGAAATCAAGTTGGATGGCGAAGAACTGCTCATCATGCGCGAAGAAGATATTCTTGGCATCCTGAACACCGGCAAGAAATAGTGAACGTATCGCGAAGCCCGGTGGCTTCATTTAAGCCGAGTGATCGCCTAAATCAAAACGTATTGATTCAGATACTAACGACAGATTAAAGTCCGAACGAAAGGAAAAACGAGAATGGCAGCAAAGCAAATTGTGAAAGGCGAGGAAGCTCGCCACTACGTGCTGGCCGGCGTGAATGCACTGGCGGATGCCGTAAAGATCACCATGGGTCCCAAGGGCCGCAATGTGGTGCTCGACAAGAAATTCGGTGCGCCGACCATCACCAAGGACGGCGTTACGGTGGCAAAGGAAATTGAACTGAAGCACCCGCTGGAGAACATGGGTGCGCAGATGGTTCGCG is from Acidobacteriota bacterium and encodes:
- a CDS encoding co-chaperone GroES, which gives rise to MAIKIRPLQDRVVVRRLEEKEQIKGGIVIPDSAKEKPQEGEVLAVGDGKILNTGTRVAMDVKVGDRILFGKYSGSEIKLDGEELLIMREEDILGILNTGKK